A window of Prevotella fusca JCM 17724 genomic DNA:
ACTCATCGTTGAGAACGAAGCAGATATTCATGTAAGAACGATCCTCCTCACACTTAACTGTACCACGGAACAACTTATTGCGATCAATTTCACCATAAACAATATCAGCACGTTCCTTAGCAAGTTTCTCCATTGCTACTACGCCGCCATTAGCCTTGATCCAACGAAGATTCTCCAAAGCTGTGTAGACTGGCACTACAGGAGGAGTATTGAACATAGAACCCTTCTTGATATGTGTACGATAATCCAGCATTGTTGGGATTTCACGCTGTACACGACCAAGGACTTCATCCTTAATGATGATGAATGTAACACCTGCCATAGAGAGGTTCTTCTGTGCACCACCATAGATACAGTCGTACTTAGAGACATCTACCGGGCGGCTGAAGATATCTGAAGACATATCAGCAATCATACGAACTGGTACGTCCAAGTCTTTGTGGTACTCTGTACCATAAATTGTGTTATTGGTAGTTATGTGCAAGTAATCCAAATCTGTAGGAACGTCGAAGTTCTTTGGAAGATATGTATAGTTTTCATCTGCTGATGAAGCAACCTCAACAACTTCTCCAAACAACTTAGCTTCCTTTATTGCCTTCTTTGCCCAAACACCAGTATTCAAATAACCAGCCTTCTTTACCAAGAAGTTGAAAGGAATCATGCAGAACTCAAGTGATGCACCACCACCCAAGAAAAGCACAGAATAGCCTTCAGGAACATTTAACACTTCCTTTACCAAAGCCATTGCTTCATCCATAACCGGTTGGAAATCCTTTGAACGGTGGCTGATTTCTGCAATTGAGAGACCAATCCCGTTAAAATCTAAAATCGCACTTGCTGTTTTTTCGATTACTTCGCGTGGAAGGATACATGGTCCAGCACCAAAATTGTACTTTTTCATCTGATTGTTTAGTTTAAGTTCGACTTATGTTTTATAGTAATTATCAGTATTAAATGCTGTTAGATCTTTCTATGGTCTACGGTGCGAAGATACACTTTTATTTTTATACCTCCAAATAAAATCACATAATTTTTACATGACAAAAACAAGCAATTTCTATACATGTGAACGGACACAACAAGGTAAGGGGTGACACTTTGTCTATAGTGTCACCTAACCTCTTCCACAACGGTACGAATACCCTTGATTTTTTCGCCTTTAGTCAGTGAAATTATTTCTTTTATCTTTGTGCGTGATACCGCAACATAAGTAAAACGGTCCTTGACATCAATCTTTCCAATCTCGGAGGACTTCAACCCACCCTTTTTACAAAGGAAACCAACGATGTCCATTTTGGAAATCTTATCTTTCTTTCCCTTGCCAATATATATTGTTGCCATACGAGGCTGCGCAGGCTTCGGCAAAGAGGCTGGAATCTGATATTCTTCGTGTTCATTGCTGACATATTCCGGCAGGTATTCTCCAGGACCAAGTACAAAGAATGTTCTTCCCTCCTTGTCCCATCGTGCTGTACGCCCTACCCTATGCACATAGCTGTCTTCTGTTTCAGGCAGATGGTAGTGAATGATGTTGTCAACATCAGGAATATCCAATCCACGTGAAGCCAGGTCGGTACTGACGAGTATCGGTGCTGAGCCGTTTGAGAAGCGATAAAGGGCAGCCTCACGCTCACGCTGTTCCAAACCACCATGGAACCAACTAAGAGCAAAGCCATTCTCTTTCAAGAACAAGGCTGTACGCTCTACAGAATCACGATAATTCAAGAACACGATACTGCTCTTGTCACCCAAAGAGAGTAAAAGGTTCTTCAGCACTTCAAGTTTGTCCTTTTCCGGACTTATAACCGTATAGAGACGGATGCGGTCGGGAATGTTCTCTTCATCTGTACGGTAATCCAAATGAACGGTTCTACCCATAGATACAAAATTCGGAATAGACTCCGATTCTGTAGCCGACAGCAGGATTCTTCTTTCTATATTAGGCAGTTTACAGAGAACACTCATCATTTCATCTTGAAAACC
This region includes:
- the serC gene encoding 3-phosphoserine/phosphohydroxythreonine transaminase codes for the protein MKKYNFGAGPCILPREVIEKTASAILDFNGIGLSIAEISHRSKDFQPVMDEAMALVKEVLNVPEGYSVLFLGGGASLEFCMIPFNFLVKKAGYLNTGVWAKKAIKEAKLFGEVVEVASSADENYTYLPKNFDVPTDLDYLHITTNNTIYGTEYHKDLDVPVRMIADMSSDIFSRPVDVSKYDCIYGGAQKNLSMAGVTFIIIKDEVLGRVQREIPTMLDYRTHIKKGSMFNTPPVVPVYTALENLRWIKANGGVVAMEKLAKERADIVYGEIDRNKLFRGTVKCEEDRSYMNICFVLNDEYAELQDEFFKFATERGMVGIKGHRDVGGFRASCYNAMTVEGCKALVETMKEFEAKH
- a CDS encoding DEAD/DEAH box helicase, coding for MRNDVLDKLGITLNAMQEATADAVLHTGKDVVVMSPTGSGKTYAYLLPLIQRLDASSDDLQAVVLVPGRELALQSANVLKDMGSGLRSMPLYGGRPTMEEHRVLRDVKPQIVFATPGRLNDHLDKSNVNAETVKWLVIDEFDKCLEFGFQDEMMSVLCKLPNIERRILLSATESESIPNFVSMGRTVHLDYRTDEENIPDRIRLYTVISPEKDKLEVLKNLLLSLGDKSSIVFLNYRDSVERTALFLKENGFALSWFHGGLEQREREAALYRFSNGSAPILVSTDLASRGLDIPDVDNIIHYHLPETEDSYVHRVGRTARWDKEGRTFFVLGPGEYLPEYVSNEHEEYQIPASLPKPAQPRMATIYIGKGKKDKISKMDIVGFLCKKGGLKSSEIGKIDVKDRFTYVAVSRTKIKEIISLTKGEKIKGIRTVVEEVR